A genomic stretch from uncultured Pseudodesulfovibrio sp. includes:
- a CDS encoding AraC family transcriptional regulator, translating into MSARQIYPGTDGIVDSMARNITEFIEIPDLDGVSVVRHTGPSPTEARHMHQSLCIGAVISGEKALLIGGVHYSVPAGQSMVIPPETSHACPDAGECEYVMVSVPVSCLERGGFALETVFAARPVNDDPICFGAVLGLVEMVEVPVSRLERQGRLMRVLGSVCRDVDRKEMCSSEPDRVRRVRRFLEERCAEDVPLSTLAQLAGCSPWRLNRDFASVVGMPPHEYQAMQRVRMVKECIRDGKSLAESGVEAGFADQSHMTRCFKKVMGMTPGKFAHGLPSSRSN; encoded by the coding sequence GTGTCTGCTCGCCAAATTTATCCCGGCACTGATGGAATAGTGGACTCAATGGCACGGAACATCACCGAATTTATCGAAATACCGGATCTTGATGGTGTCAGTGTGGTTCGCCACACTGGGCCATCGCCCACCGAAGCACGGCATATGCACCAGTCCCTGTGCATCGGTGCGGTTATTTCGGGCGAAAAGGCTCTTTTGATCGGGGGAGTGCATTACAGTGTACCGGCCGGACAGAGCATGGTCATACCCCCGGAGACATCGCACGCCTGTCCTGATGCCGGTGAATGCGAATACGTAATGGTCAGTGTTCCCGTATCCTGCCTTGAGCGAGGCGGCTTTGCCTTGGAAACTGTGTTCGCGGCAAGGCCGGTGAATGATGATCCCATCTGTTTCGGGGCAGTCCTTGGGCTGGTGGAGATGGTCGAAGTCCCGGTTTCGCGGTTGGAACGTCAGGGGCGGCTCATGCGTGTACTGGGATCCGTATGTCGTGACGTTGACCGAAAGGAGATGTGTTCTTCCGAACCGGATCGCGTACGCCGTGTTCGTCGTTTTCTTGAGGAACGGTGTGCTGAAGACGTCCCCCTTTCGACATTGGCTCAACTGGCCGGGTGCAGTCCGTGGAGGTTGAATCGGGATTTCGCTTCGGTTGTGGGTATGCCGCCGCATGAATATCAGGCCATGCAGCGGGTGCGGATGGTAAAAGAATGTATCCGTGATGGGAAAAGTCTGGCTGAAAGCGGGGTGGAAGCGGGGTTTGCCGATCAGAGCCATATGACCCGCTGTTTTAAAAAAGTCATGGGCATGACGCCGGGGAAATTTGCTCATGGGTTGCCATCTTCTCGTTCAAATTGA
- a CDS encoding PAS domain S-box protein, translating into MFKRFIYLIPLLAGLAVAAVMTFGYVADRDNHAEKSRAEVLHVINDVAAKLEGALDAKQHLITALRSSIQANPDMRQKLFQTLAKGLLVHVGSIRSIWLARDNVVTQVYPASNAMQVVGRSLLTSGPTLARGLSMRAQETGMVQIIVPGQDSGDVTDIMFFAPVSVTLPDGDSRYWGQIVISLDVHAFYRRVGLFDTEHSEILLALRKPEAPPAKEMLLAGNPMVFDMNPLVRNIPVPMGVWELAAVPQNGWTVSPYKTYIVVGGIIAVILVPASFWAVLVMIMGRLADREKYRYLVQNAKSIILRIDMAGDIVFSNEYAEQFYGYAHGELIGKPLIGTLIPKKDMEGQSMKRYLGRLLKNPSAHPFNEMMNVRKNGEIVWVAWANDSVLTRDRTMVGLLCVGTDITDRKLMEEALRQREKQYRLLAENVTDVIWGLDADLRFTYISPSDEVVRGYKRYDVLGRFLDDFLTPISCARFKYALSVLEEEAKHSAQAPSTTEALEFLCADGSTVWLECHLGMLLNEEGEKLGVQGVGRDITDRKLAEALREDVERMARHDLKTPLGAVIGLPGEIRRLGGLNTDQDAMLETIKDAGETMLQLINRSLDLYKMERGTYVLDKSEVDVLRMVERIKAEAMPQIRGKGISVGIEVLPDQQADAFLATVDEKLFRSMLSNLIVNALQASPESGSVSIILESSDVLTLTLRNQGEVAQNIRDTFFEKYSTANTPGGSGLGTYSARLIARTHGGDILVDTNVPGQTSVVVTLPL; encoded by the coding sequence ATGTTCAAACGATTCATTTATCTGATCCCCTTGCTCGCCGGACTGGCAGTGGCTGCAGTCATGACCTTTGGGTATGTGGCAGACCGGGATAATCACGCAGAAAAGAGTCGGGCAGAGGTTCTGCATGTTATCAATGACGTTGCTGCCAAGCTTGAGGGTGCGCTTGACGCCAAGCAGCATCTGATTACGGCGCTGCGCTCTTCGATTCAGGCGAATCCGGATATGAGACAGAAGCTGTTTCAGACTTTGGCCAAGGGATTGCTCGTTCATGTCGGAAGCATTCGTTCGATCTGGCTTGCTCGGGATAACGTGGTTACCCAGGTGTACCCTGCTTCAAATGCCATGCAGGTTGTAGGCCGCTCCCTGTTGACGAGTGGGCCGACACTGGCACGGGGTTTGTCCATGCGAGCTCAGGAAACTGGAATGGTGCAGATAATTGTTCCGGGGCAGGACAGTGGGGACGTTACAGACATCATGTTTTTTGCTCCGGTTTCAGTCACGTTGCCGGATGGGGACAGTCGCTACTGGGGTCAGATCGTTATTTCACTCGATGTTCACGCCTTTTATCGAAGGGTCGGATTGTTCGATACGGAACATTCAGAAATTCTGCTTGCATTGCGCAAACCGGAAGCTCCGCCTGCCAAAGAGATGCTGTTGGCAGGCAATCCCATGGTTTTTGACATGAATCCCCTTGTTCGCAACATCCCGGTCCCCATGGGAGTCTGGGAACTGGCCGCTGTTCCACAGAACGGGTGGACGGTATCGCCTTATAAGACCTACATTGTCGTGGGCGGGATTATTGCTGTCATATTGGTTCCGGCATCTTTCTGGGCTGTCCTGGTTATGATAATGGGGCGGCTTGCCGATCGGGAAAAGTACCGCTACCTGGTGCAGAATGCGAAATCCATTATTCTTCGTATCGATATGGCCGGAGACATCGTTTTCAGTAACGAGTATGCCGAGCAGTTCTATGGCTATGCGCATGGAGAACTTATCGGCAAGCCCTTGATCGGCACTCTGATCCCCAAAAAGGACATGGAAGGCCAGTCCATGAAACGGTATCTTGGCAGACTGCTCAAAAATCCGTCGGCGCATCCTTTCAATGAAATGATGAATGTGCGCAAGAACGGGGAAATAGTTTGGGTCGCCTGGGCCAATGATTCGGTTCTGACACGGGACAGGACTATGGTCGGCCTGTTGTGCGTCGGTACGGACATCACGGATCGAAAGCTCATGGAGGAGGCCCTCAGGCAGCGCGAAAAGCAATACCGCCTCCTGGCTGAGAATGTGACTGACGTCATCTGGGGGTTGGATGCGGACCTGCGGTTTACCTACATCAGCCCCTCGGACGAAGTTGTGCGTGGATATAAGCGGTATGATGTGCTGGGACGATTCCTTGACGATTTTCTCACTCCGATATCCTGCGCCCGATTCAAGTATGCACTCTCAGTGTTGGAGGAAGAAGCCAAGCATTCGGCACAGGCCCCGTCCACCACCGAGGCCTTGGAATTTTTATGTGCCGACGGCTCCACTGTCTGGCTGGAGTGCCACTTGGGCATGCTGCTCAATGAGGAAGGGGAAAAACTTGGTGTTCAGGGTGTAGGTCGGGATATTACTGATCGTAAACTGGCGGAGGCTTTGCGTGAGGACGTGGAGCGGATGGCGCGGCATGACCTCAAGACACCTTTGGGCGCTGTCATTGGTCTTCCAGGCGAGATTCGCCGATTAGGCGGATTGAATACGGATCAGGATGCCATGCTTGAGACGATCAAGGATGCCGGAGAAACCATGCTCCAACTCATCAACCGTTCGCTTGACCTCTACAAGATGGAACGCGGCACGTATGTTCTGGACAAGTCGGAAGTTGACGTGTTGCGCATGGTGGAGCGCATCAAGGCCGAGGCCATGCCGCAGATTCGGGGGAAGGGAATCAGTGTGGGTATTGAGGTTCTGCCCGATCAACAGGCGGACGCTTTTCTTGCCACGGTTGATGAGAAGCTGTTTCGTTCCATGCTTTCGAATCTCATTGTCAACGCGCTGCAGGCCTCACCGGAGTCCGGTTCGGTTTCCATTATCCTTGAAAGCAGTGACGTCTTGACTCTGACCCTTCGAAATCAGGGGGAAGTGGCTCAGAATATTCGCGACACATTTTTTGAGAAATATTCAACGGCCAATACGCCCGGCGGGTCTGGTCTTGGAACATATTCAGCACGGCTTATCGCCCGGACACATGGCGGAGATATCCTTGTTGATACGAATGTTCCCGGTCAGACCAGTGTGGTGGTGACCCTGCCCTTGTAA
- a CDS encoding cupin domain-containing protein — MNTLFTALNSGRIVGLDSDIDVSTLEWNQHPTFAGVALKHLLTGKDTDSRFSIHLVRLGPGAKIGDHIHDNCWELHEVADGSGVCLLNDQSIEYTPGVAAVMPEGVPHSVQAGESGLCLLAKFIPALME; from the coding sequence ATGAACACACTCTTTACAGCATTGAACTCCGGTCGAATAGTTGGTCTCGACTCTGACATAGACGTCAGTACGTTGGAGTGGAATCAGCATCCGACATTTGCCGGTGTGGCACTGAAACATCTGTTGACCGGAAAGGATACGGACAGTCGGTTCAGTATACACCTGGTGCGTCTTGGGCCTGGTGCGAAAATTGGCGATCACATTCATGATAACTGTTGGGAACTCCATGAGGTTGCCGATGGAAGCGGTGTGTGCCTGCTCAATGATCAAAGCATAGAATATACTCCGGGCGTGGCTGCAGTCATGCCGGAAGGTGTGCCTCACAGCGTGCAGGCAGGTGAGTCGGGGCTGTGTCTGCTCGCCAAATTTATCCCGGCACTGATGGAATAG
- a CDS encoding zinc dependent phospholipase C family protein has protein sequence MSTPIMKCVFAIFAFVLTALIPEQAFAWGPGVHLALGNSVLAEMACLPPLVAALLNRHRNAFLYGCLSADIFIGKGTNFRPGHSHNWVTGFKLLNSAKDARVLAYSYGYLTHLAADVVAHNYFVPNALMDMNSGSKLSHVYVEAQADRSFRREQETALSLLRRPNRDSDDTLLSAMEKRRLPFVVKKQILKGSLTVTGRKTWGNSLRLADRLLPGHCVNRQLDEMFTLSQNIIFDFLTDPKASPAVSFDPIGSGNLGRVRDIRIKRQSGALIPSVFFLPHESLMDIARPAVCTANPLAASVGC, from the coding sequence GTGAGCACACCAATAATGAAATGTGTTTTTGCCATATTCGCGTTTGTTCTGACTGCCTTGATCCCAGAACAGGCTTTTGCCTGGGGGCCGGGTGTACACTTGGCGCTGGGCAATTCCGTGTTGGCTGAAATGGCGTGTCTGCCGCCTTTGGTGGCCGCTTTGCTGAACAGACATCGGAACGCCTTCTTGTATGGTTGTCTGTCCGCCGATATCTTTATCGGCAAGGGAACAAATTTCCGTCCCGGTCACAGTCACAACTGGGTCACGGGCTTCAAGCTGTTGAATTCGGCCAAAGATGCCCGGGTGCTTGCCTACAGCTATGGCTATCTGACACATTTGGCCGCTGACGTTGTGGCCCATAATTATTTTGTACCCAATGCCCTTATGGACATGAACTCCGGCTCCAAGTTGTCTCATGTGTACGTGGAAGCCCAAGCGGATCGTAGTTTCAGGAGAGAGCAGGAAACGGCCCTGTCCCTGCTCCGCAGACCCAACCGGGATTCGGACGACACCCTGCTTTCAGCCATGGAAAAACGGCGGCTGCCGTTCGTGGTCAAAAAGCAGATTCTCAAAGGGAGTCTGACCGTGACCGGACGCAAGACATGGGGCAACTCCCTGAGACTGGCTGACCGCCTTCTGCCCGGGCATTGCGTCAACCGGCAACTGGACGAGATGTTCACCCTGTCCCAGAATATTATTTTCGATTTTCTGACCGATCCCAAAGCTTCACCTGCCGTGTCTTTTGATCCCATCGGCAGCGGCAATCTGGGCCGTGTCCGGGATATTCGTATAAAACGGCAGTCCGGCGCCCTGATTCCCTCCGTATTCTTTCTCCCTCACGAGAGCCTGATGGATATTGCCCGTCCGGCAGTATGCACAGCCAATCCCCTTGCAGCCTCGGTGGGCTGCTGA
- a CDS encoding nitroreductase family protein has protein sequence MDIMEALLTRRSIRKFEDKPIPDDMVKQILEAAMMAPSAGNAQPWQFIVVNDRNILDGMAGIHVHMKMVTQAALGIIVCADLSKEKYPGYWVQDCSAAMQNLLLAAHGLGLGAVWTGIHPVEDRVKAFTEMFNLPENIIPLGFAPIGWPAQHINSESRFLEDRIHYNTY, from the coding sequence ATGGATATCATGGAAGCTTTGCTTACACGCAGAAGCATACGAAAATTTGAAGACAAGCCGATCCCGGATGACATGGTCAAACAGATTCTCGAGGCAGCCATGATGGCTCCGAGCGCTGGCAATGCCCAACCGTGGCAATTCATTGTCGTCAATGACCGAAACATACTGGATGGCATGGCCGGGATTCACGTACACATGAAGATGGTTACTCAGGCCGCGCTTGGAATCATTGTCTGCGCAGACCTGAGCAAAGAAAAGTATCCCGGTTACTGGGTGCAGGACTGTTCAGCCGCCATGCAGAATTTGCTGCTGGCCGCTCATGGCCTCGGTCTTGGCGCTGTCTGGACAGGAATCCACCCCGTTGAGGACAGGGTCAAGGCTTTCACCGAGATGTTCAATCTGCCCGAAAACATCATCCCCCTCGGATTTGCCCCCATTGGCTGGCCCGCTCAGCACATCAACTCAGAAAGCCGATTCCTGGAAGATCGGATTCACTACAACACCTATTAG
- a CDS encoding GrpB family protein — protein MESLEEKIERVLKDRIELVAYDPVWPALFETEKAHLLSSLPNGLMTRIEHFGSTSIPGMPAKPVVDMLVEVISLEDARQWIAPILEAQGYDYFWRPQREGQTPPNYAWFIKRDREGHRTHHIHMTISDSTLWEGLLFRDYLVAHPEMAAEYAQLKLDLASRYPGDRIAYTMNKTDFVRKVVDAVKANTP, from the coding sequence ATGGAAAGCCTCGAAGAAAAGATTGAACGGGTGTTGAAGGATCGTATTGAGCTTGTTGCATACGATCCGGTGTGGCCTGCTCTGTTCGAAACGGAAAAAGCACATCTGTTATCCTCCCTGCCAAATGGTCTGATGACCCGAATTGAACATTTCGGGAGCACTTCCATTCCGGGCATGCCAGCCAAGCCGGTTGTCGACATGCTGGTAGAAGTGATCAGCTTGGAGGACGCGAGGCAATGGATCGCGCCGATTTTGGAGGCACAGGGATATGATTATTTCTGGCGTCCACAAAGGGAGGGGCAGACTCCTCCGAACTACGCATGGTTCATCAAGCGGGATCGGGAGGGACACCGAACCCATCATATCCACATGACCATCAGTGATTCTACTTTGTGGGAAGGCCTTCTTTTTCGTGATTATCTTGTCGCCCATCCCGAAATGGCTGCGGAGTATGCGCAGCTCAAACTGGATCTTGCGAGCAGGTACCCCGGAGATCGGATTGCCTATACCATGAACAAAACGGATTTTGTTCGAAAGGTTGTGGATGCGGTCAAGGCAAATACGCCCTGA
- a CDS encoding flavodoxin family protein, whose amino-acid sequence MKVVAFNGSARKGGNTAEMINRVFTELEAEGIETELIELGGKKMHGCIACMKCFKNKDRQCAVKKDFVNDCIAAMDQADGIILGSPTYFATITTEMSALIDRAGMVSRANGDMFARKVGAGVVAARRGGAIQTFNTLNAFFFIGQMIVPGSRYWNMGFGMDKGDVTQDAEAMETMEILGKNMAWLMKKTV is encoded by the coding sequence ATGAAAGTAGTCGCTTTCAACGGATCGGCCCGCAAGGGCGGCAATACCGCAGAAATGATCAATCGCGTTTTCACGGAACTTGAAGCTGAAGGCATTGAAACAGAGCTTATTGAACTCGGTGGCAAGAAGATGCACGGTTGCATTGCGTGCATGAAGTGCTTCAAGAACAAGGATCGCCAGTGTGCCGTGAAAAAGGACTTCGTCAATGACTGCATTGCGGCCATGGACCAAGCCGACGGCATCATTCTCGGCTCCCCTACGTATTTTGCGACCATTACCACAGAAATGAGTGCACTCATTGACCGGGCCGGAATGGTCAGCCGAGCCAATGGCGACATGTTTGCCCGCAAGGTTGGCGCAGGCGTGGTCGCTGCACGACGAGGTGGGGCCATCCAGACATTCAATACCTTGAACGCCTTCTTCTTCATCGGACAGATGATCGTTCCCGGCTCCCGCTACTGGAACATGGGCTTTGGCATGGATAAGGGAGATGTGACACAAGATGCAGAAGCCATGGAGACCATGGAGATTCTCGGCAAGAACATGGCATGGCTCATGAAAAAAACCGTATAA